One window from the genome of Haloprofundus halobius encodes:
- a CDS encoding 30S ribosomal protein S15, giving the protein MARMHTRRRGSSGSDRPVTDEAPEWSDVDADDVESRVVELAEQGHDPSVIGLKLRDEGVKGTPVPNVKLATGKKITEILEENDAKDELPEDLKNLMQRAIRLREHVQRNPQDHQNRRALQNTESKIRRLVNYYRGDALDPSFRYSYDAAVELLE; this is encoded by the coding sequence ATGGCACGAATGCACACCCGTCGCCGCGGCTCGTCCGGTTCGGACCGCCCGGTGACAGACGAAGCCCCCGAGTGGAGTGACGTCGACGCGGACGACGTCGAATCGCGCGTCGTCGAACTCGCAGAGCAGGGCCACGACCCGAGCGTCATCGGCCTGAAACTGCGCGACGAAGGCGTCAAAGGCACCCCGGTCCCGAACGTCAAACTCGCGACCGGCAAGAAAATCACCGAGATTCTCGAGGAGAACGACGCGAAAGACGAACTCCCCGAGGACCTCAAGAACCTGATGCAGCGCGCGATTCGTCTCCGCGAGCACGTCCAGCGCAACCCGCAGGACCACCAGAACCGCCGCGCCCTGCAGAACACCGAGTCGAAGATCCGCCGCCTCGTCAACTACTACCGAGGCGACGCGCTCGACCCGTCGTTCCGCTACAGCTACGACGCCGCCGTCGAACTCCTCGAATAA
- a CDS encoding thiolase C-terminal domain-containing protein, giving the protein MERVAIIGASMTRFGQRDAWIRELLAEAGQACLDDAGVAPDAIDHLYVSNMASGEFEGQTGIPNALAHDIAAMPAYTARIDQTSSSGGAGTYAAWQSVASGASEMTLLVGGEKMTHRTTAESTDVIASLTHPVEYKHGVTLPSFAGLTARLYLNEYDAPRESLGKVAVKNHRNGVDNPHAQFRKEVDLDTVLESPVVADPLRLYDFCPITDGSAALLFCPESAAREYTDEYAVVSGIGGATDTHVVHERADPTTMSGVVNSSDIAYEMADLGPEDIDVAELHDMFTILEFLQSEDLGFFEKGEGWTAVDDGVTDRDGDLPINTSGGLKSKGHPLGASGVAQVYEIYKQLTRDAGKRQVDADTGLACNVGGFGNCVITTILEAER; this is encoded by the coding sequence ATGGAACGCGTAGCGATTATCGGTGCGTCGATGACCCGTTTCGGGCAGCGCGACGCCTGGATTCGCGAGTTGCTCGCGGAGGCCGGGCAGGCCTGCCTCGACGACGCGGGCGTCGCACCGGACGCGATAGATCACCTCTACGTCTCGAACATGGCGAGTGGCGAGTTCGAGGGTCAGACCGGCATCCCGAACGCGCTCGCACACGACATCGCGGCGATGCCGGCGTACACCGCTCGCATCGACCAGACCTCCTCGTCGGGCGGCGCGGGCACCTACGCCGCGTGGCAGTCGGTCGCCTCCGGCGCGAGCGAGATGACGCTGCTCGTCGGCGGCGAGAAGATGACGCACCGGACGACGGCCGAATCCACGGACGTCATCGCTTCGCTCACCCACCCCGTCGAGTACAAACACGGCGTCACGCTCCCGAGTTTCGCCGGACTCACGGCGCGGCTCTACCTCAACGAGTACGACGCCCCCCGCGAGAGTCTCGGCAAAGTCGCGGTGAAGAACCACAGAAACGGCGTCGACAACCCCCACGCGCAGTTCAGAAAGGAGGTCGACCTTGACACCGTGTTGGAGTCGCCCGTCGTCGCCGACCCGCTCCGTCTCTACGACTTCTGTCCCATCACCGACGGGAGCGCGGCGCTCCTCTTCTGCCCCGAGTCGGCCGCCCGCGAGTACACCGACGAGTACGCCGTCGTCTCGGGTATCGGCGGCGCGACGGACACCCACGTCGTCCACGAGCGCGCCGACCCGACGACGATGAGCGGTGTCGTCAACTCTAGCGACATCGCCTACGAGATGGCCGACCTCGGTCCCGAGGATATCGACGTGGCGGAGCTGCACGACATGTTCACCATCCTCGAGTTCCTCCAGTCCGAAGACCTCGGCTTCTTCGAGAAGGGCGAGGGTTGGACGGCCGTCGACGACGGCGTCACCGACCGCGACGGCGACCTCCCGATCAACACCTCCGGCGGCCTCAAGTCGAAGGGCCACCCCCTCGGCGCGTCGGGCGTCGCGCAGGTGTACGAGATCTACAAGCAGCTCACCCGCGACGCCGGGAAACGACAGGTCGACGCCGACACCGGCCTCGCCTGCAACGTCGGCGGCTTCGGCAACTGCGTCATCACCACGATTCTGGAGGCGGAACGATGA
- a CDS encoding DUF7111 family protein has product MSEASAGDVEARYYETDGERIVQFSREGRTAAIAQNVDGYAMLKVRPAADGDELERYYGFEMALDHAAELLGVSPHDLPVPDDAEDMGM; this is encoded by the coding sequence ATGAGCGAAGCCAGCGCCGGCGACGTGGAGGCACGCTACTACGAAACGGACGGCGAGCGCATCGTACAGTTCTCGCGGGAGGGACGGACGGCCGCTATCGCCCAGAACGTCGACGGCTACGCGATGCTGAAAGTCAGACCGGCCGCCGACGGCGACGAACTGGAACGCTACTACGGCTTCGAGATGGCGTTAGACCACGCCGCCGAGTTGCTCGGCGTCTCGCCGCACGACCTGCCGGTGCCCGACGACGCCGAAGATATGGGGATGTGA
- a CDS encoding winged helix-turn-helix transcriptional regulator, translated as MTNADAEDWQTLWHGLHETLGGKWALHVLRLLSERDAGFNEMRRELDGVTAKTLSKRLGELRCRGLVSRTVEASSPPRTRYALTPAGERFVSVLRDVESLVSVVDCGCDDRCGVLTVDADATAACAEQC; from the coding sequence ATGACGAACGCGGACGCCGAGGACTGGCAGACGCTCTGGCACGGACTCCACGAGACGCTCGGCGGGAAGTGGGCGCTACACGTGCTTCGGCTGCTCTCGGAGCGAGACGCGGGGTTCAACGAGATGCGCCGCGAACTCGACGGCGTGACGGCGAAGACGCTCTCGAAACGACTCGGGGAACTGCGCTGTCGCGGCCTCGTCAGTCGAACCGTCGAGGCGTCGTCGCCGCCGCGAACGCGGTACGCGCTGACGCCGGCGGGCGAGCGATTCGTCTCCGTACTGCGAGACGTGGAATCGCTGGTGTCGGTCGTCGACTGCGGGTGCGACGACCGCTGCGGAGTGCTCACCGTCGACGCCGACGCGACGGCGGCTTGCGCCGAGCAGTGCTGA
- a CDS encoding exonuclease RecJ, whose protein sequence is MSTARSADAETAPAAVAAALADAPFVRVVARADGDSLAASGILARALRSAEIPFHVQLRPNPTPESAATVTDDTVVSVGATAAALAVPGDDSPASLAAYRVASELGDTPDPTLALAGVVAGEGRLDDDAYDSIRSAAEAAGVTRRPGVGVPVADLADGLAHSTLLCAPFSGDVESARATLAEATLPTDLDDDAHRCVASVVALDATAKGTTPRAVESLERVLRPYETPDGAFETVEGYADVLCAVARERPGTGVALALGHATDATRTAALDAWRNHALEAHTVLREAETARYADCFVVRTGLGSESLGVLATTARLVRDFRSPEPVVLAVGDGVAAAASVDFRQLGETMATAADEVGGTGYGRGDAGEARFDTEETEETDTDATGATTPDASTTDQHPFTAAFREALRA, encoded by the coding sequence ATGTCGACTGCGCGCTCCGCCGACGCCGAGACCGCCCCCGCCGCCGTCGCCGCGGCGCTCGCCGACGCCCCGTTCGTCCGGGTCGTTGCGCGCGCCGACGGCGACTCGCTGGCCGCGAGTGGCATCCTCGCGCGTGCGCTGCGGAGCGCGGAGATTCCGTTCCACGTCCAGCTCCGACCGAACCCGACCCCGGAATCCGCCGCGACCGTCACCGACGACACCGTCGTCTCCGTCGGCGCGACGGCGGCGGCGCTCGCCGTTCCCGGCGACGACTCGCCGGCGAGCCTCGCGGCGTACCGCGTCGCGAGCGAACTCGGCGACACGCCGGACCCGACGCTCGCGCTCGCGGGCGTCGTCGCCGGCGAGGGCAGGCTCGACGACGACGCCTACGATTCGATTCGCTCGGCCGCCGAAGCCGCCGGAGTGACGCGACGGCCCGGTGTCGGCGTTCCGGTCGCAGATCTCGCCGATGGCCTCGCCCACTCGACGCTGCTCTGCGCGCCCTTCTCGGGCGACGTGGAATCGGCGCGAGCGACGCTCGCCGAGGCGACGCTTCCAACTGACCTCGACGACGACGCGCACCGTTGCGTCGCCTCCGTCGTTGCGCTCGACGCGACGGCGAAGGGAACGACGCCGCGTGCGGTCGAGTCGCTCGAACGCGTCCTGCGTCCGTACGAGACGCCGGACGGCGCGTTCGAGACGGTCGAAGGCTACGCGGACGTGCTCTGCGCCGTCGCCCGGGAGCGACCCGGCACCGGCGTCGCGCTCGCACTCGGGCACGCTACCGACGCGACGCGGACGGCCGCGCTCGACGCGTGGCGCAACCACGCGCTCGAAGCACATACTGTCCTGCGCGAGGCGGAAACGGCCCGCTACGCCGACTGCTTCGTCGTGCGAACCGGCCTCGGGTCGGAATCGCTCGGCGTGCTGGCGACGACTGCGCGACTGGTCCGCGACTTCCGGTCGCCGGAACCGGTCGTGCTGGCCGTCGGCGACGGCGTCGCCGCCGCCGCCAGCGTCGACTTCCGGCAGTTGGGGGAGACGATGGCGACGGCGGCCGACGAAGTCGGCGGCACGGGCTACGGACGAGGGGACGCGGGCGAAGCGCGCTTCGACACCGAGGAGACCGAGGAGACGGACACTGACGCGACAGGCGCGACGACACCGGACGCATCGACTACAGACCAACACCCGTTCACCGCGGCGTTTCGGGAGGCGCTCCGCGCATGA
- a CDS encoding cupredoxin domain-containing protein — translation MKRRAFLAATGAAGITALAGCGGASGQGDEYDVGMTATAFDPREITVSAGEEVVWQNTSTRDHTVTAYENSIPEEAEYFASGGFESEQAARDGWRDFEGALNNGDTFTHTFEVPGRYEYVCIPHENGGMVGTVVVEEGSGSGSGNQSQSSDSS, via the coding sequence ATGAAGCGACGCGCGTTTCTCGCGGCGACTGGGGCGGCCGGCATCACGGCGCTCGCAGGGTGTGGTGGCGCGAGCGGACAGGGAGACGAGTACGACGTCGGCATGACGGCGACGGCGTTCGACCCCCGCGAGATCACGGTCTCCGCCGGCGAGGAGGTCGTCTGGCAGAACACGAGCACCCGGGACCACACGGTGACCGCCTACGAGAACTCCATCCCCGAGGAAGCCGAATATTTCGCCAGCGGTGGTTTCGAGAGCGAACAGGCCGCCCGCGACGGCTGGCGCGATTTCGAAGGCGCGCTCAACAACGGCGACACGTTCACGCACACCTTCGAGGTGCCCGGACGGTACGAGTACGTCTGCATCCCCCACGAGAACGGCGGGATGGTCGGGACCGTCGTCGTCGAGGAAGGCTCGGGGTCGGGTTCGGGCAATCAGTCGCAGTCGAGCGACAGCTCGTAG
- a CDS encoding DUF7547 family protein: MSRRDDDLEELLSELEETLSELRAELREERTPRRRPFEPPTPRDILRFTEEYTIPTVISTLEATIQALELFRRLLRLADPERAIREESKSARETTRRHADDVGRVAVDGLERALTELQRALSEANLPEESESRDIVEEARQLSRDIEERLAESQRRTDDADRRRSRSTDDRARRNGREETLDEGAVRIAVSDEESDGADDADEREESEDETDETQTVDIESELDSIRDEVERAERGEEPKSDDDEE; the protein is encoded by the coding sequence ATGAGCCGCCGCGACGACGACCTCGAAGAACTCCTCTCGGAGTTAGAGGAGACGCTGTCGGAGCTCCGAGCCGAACTCCGCGAGGAGCGGACGCCCCGCCGCCGACCGTTCGAACCGCCGACGCCGAGAGACATCCTCCGCTTCACCGAGGAGTACACCATCCCGACGGTCATCTCGACGCTGGAGGCGACGATTCAGGCGCTCGAACTGTTTCGGCGACTGCTTCGTCTGGCCGATCCCGAGCGCGCGATACGCGAGGAGAGTAAAAGCGCCCGCGAGACGACGCGCCGACACGCCGACGACGTGGGCCGCGTCGCCGTCGACGGACTGGAGCGCGCGCTCACCGAGCTTCAGCGGGCGCTCTCGGAGGCGAACCTCCCCGAAGAGAGCGAGTCCCGCGACATCGTCGAAGAGGCACGACAGCTCTCCAGAGATATCGAAGAGCGTCTCGCCGAGTCACAGCGGCGGACGGACGACGCGGACCGACGGCGCAGTCGCTCGACCGACGACCGAGCGCGACGAAACGGACGCGAGGAGACGCTGGACGAGGGGGCGGTCAGAATCGCCGTCAGCGACGAGGAGAGCGACGGTGCCGACGACGCTGACGAGCGCGAGGAGTCCGAAGACGAAACGGACGAGACACAGACGGTCGACATCGAGTCGGAACTGGATTCGATTCGCGACGAGGTCGAGCGGGCGGAGCGCGGCGAAGAACCGAAATCCGACGACGACGAGGAGTAG
- a CDS encoding KEOPS complex subunit Pcc1, with protein sequence MTRTSETNSCARTARVETTHEEAALVAAALAPDDTDSMTTEVDANRIVTDIERETTGGLQATVDDYVVNLTVAEAVIDAATDTT encoded by the coding sequence ATGACACGCACGAGTGAGACAAACTCGTGTGCGCGAACCGCCCGCGTCGAGACGACGCACGAGGAGGCGGCGCTCGTCGCCGCCGCGCTCGCCCCCGACGACACCGACTCGATGACGACCGAGGTGGATGCAAATCGCATCGTCACCGACATCGAGCGGGAGACGACCGGCGGCCTGCAGGCCACGGTCGACGACTACGTGGTGAACCTGACGGTCGCAGAGGCCGTCATCGACGCAGCTACAGACACAACATGA
- a CDS encoding protein sorting system archaetidylserine synthase (This PssA-like phosphatidyltransferase, along with a PssD-like decarboxylase, is required in Haloarchaea for the archaeosortase ArtA to replace the PGF-CTERM sorting signal with a C-terminal lipid anchor.), which yields MHPRFVVGRLGVADVVTVGNAGLGFLAVAAANVSPGLAARLILLAAIADGLDGVLARRYGGTDAGPYLDSLADVASFGVAPAMVVVAAVRAVWGFGSLRVAVAVAVAALFVVMAVTRLGMYTAYDADSDQTRGVPTTLAATILAAGVLVGFTDPFPLVGLTALLAALMVTTIPYPDLHTQDALVMGVVQALAILFPHRVGGGFAFGLLFLALAYLFLAPRFYWGR from the coding sequence ATGCATCCCCGGTTCGTCGTCGGACGGTTGGGCGTCGCCGACGTGGTCACCGTCGGCAACGCCGGACTGGGGTTTCTCGCCGTCGCCGCCGCCAACGTCTCGCCGGGTCTCGCCGCGAGGCTCATTCTCTTGGCCGCTATCGCCGACGGCCTCGACGGCGTGCTCGCCCGGCGTTACGGCGGCACCGACGCCGGGCCGTACCTCGACTCGCTGGCCGACGTGGCGTCGTTCGGCGTGGCTCCGGCGATGGTCGTCGTCGCCGCGGTTCGGGCCGTCTGGGGCTTCGGGTCGCTTCGCGTCGCCGTCGCCGTCGCCGTCGCGGCGCTGTTCGTCGTGATGGCGGTCACTCGTCTCGGGATGTACACCGCCTACGACGCCGACTCCGACCAGACCCGCGGCGTCCCGACGACGCTCGCGGCGACGATTCTCGCCGCGGGGGTGCTCGTCGGCTTCACCGACCCGTTCCCGCTCGTCGGACTGACGGCGTTGCTCGCGGCGCTGATGGTGACGACGATTCCGTACCCCGACTTGCACACGCAGGACGCGCTCGTGATGGGCGTCGTGCAGGCGCTGGCGATTCTGTTCCCGCACCGCGTCGGCGGCGGGTTCGCCTTCGGCCTGCTGTTTCTGGCGCTGGCGTACCTGTTTCTCGCGCCGCGATTCTACTGGGGTCGCTAA
- a CDS encoding DUF7548 family protein — protein sequence MRTADAAATAGTVASLVLLVVVAVPYLVVTNPEAPVSAYYAAGSVGANSVGFLAALAAVVFLSGTRGNAEPDLVAGIAVVLGLAMVALSLLWATAIDTTLLFSFPPEAAWIQNHRWVVVALSSVVAVVAGVYAREVV from the coding sequence ATGCGCACCGCAGACGCCGCTGCCACCGCCGGCACCGTCGCCAGTCTCGTGCTCCTCGTCGTCGTCGCCGTCCCCTACCTCGTCGTCACCAATCCGGAGGCACCCGTGTCGGCGTACTACGCCGCGGGATCCGTCGGGGCGAACAGCGTCGGCTTCCTCGCGGCCCTCGCCGCCGTCGTCTTCCTCTCGGGGACGCGCGGCAACGCCGAACCCGATTTGGTCGCGGGTATCGCCGTCGTGCTCGGCCTCGCAATGGTGGCGCTCTCGCTTCTGTGGGCGACGGCCATCGACACGACGCTCCTGTTCAGTTTCCCGCCCGAGGCGGCGTGGATACAGAACCACCGTTGGGTCGTCGTCGCGCTCTCGTCCGTCGTCGCCGTCGTCGCCGGCGTGTACGCCCGCGAAGTGGTCTAA
- a CDS encoding OB-fold domain-containing protein translates to MSENPPMEAARYSDGSITYPPHPLGPDGEEPVGTVDLSEYTATVVTWTTSTATPPGVRAPNSLAIVEFDVDGEPVRAIGQLDVDGESHEVEIGDEVEPVYAAELRDPDAGIRERESQDWDGYRFRPIE, encoded by the coding sequence ATGAGCGAGAACCCACCCATGGAAGCGGCACGATACTCCGACGGTAGCATCACGTACCCGCCACATCCCCTCGGTCCGGACGGCGAGGAACCGGTCGGCACCGTCGACCTGAGCGAGTACACCGCCACCGTCGTCACGTGGACGACGAGCACGGCGACGCCGCCGGGCGTTCGCGCGCCGAACTCGCTCGCCATCGTCGAGTTCGACGTCGACGGCGAACCGGTCCGCGCCATCGGCCAACTCGACGTCGACGGCGAGAGCCACGAGGTCGAAATCGGCGACGAGGTCGAACCCGTCTACGCCGCGGAACTCCGCGACCCCGACGCCGGAATCCGCGAGCGGGAGAGTCAGGACTGGGACGGCTACCGGTTCCGGCCGATCGAGTAG
- a CDS encoding 30S ribosomal protein S3ae: MSERSVSKQKRGKRWYSVLAPEQFDRAELGKTVAEEPEMVYGRTIETTLGELTDDAGANNTKLTFKINDVGSDSAYTEFIQHELTRDYLRSLVRRGASKVEVNITILTTDDYRVQVQPVAFTTKKADRSQEQAIRRVMIDLVHEAADDRSFEQLIDSVVEGRLSSAIYGEAKTIYPLRRVEVQKLSLEARPEEVEAEEEAAVDVDESDIAEEVAEEAE, translated from the coding sequence ATGAGCGAACGTTCAGTATCCAAGCAGAAACGAGGCAAGCGATGGTACTCCGTGCTCGCGCCCGAGCAGTTCGACCGGGCCGAACTCGGCAAGACCGTCGCAGAGGAACCGGAGATGGTGTACGGACGCACCATCGAGACCACGCTCGGCGAACTCACCGACGACGCCGGTGCGAACAACACGAAACTCACGTTCAAGATAAACGACGTGGGATCGGACTCGGCGTACACCGAGTTCATCCAGCACGAACTGACGCGCGACTACCTGCGCAGTCTGGTTCGCCGCGGCGCCTCGAAAGTCGAGGTGAATATCACCATCCTGACGACCGACGACTACCGCGTCCAGGTCCAGCCCGTGGCGTTCACGACGAAGAAGGCCGACCGCAGCCAGGAGCAGGCGATTCGCCGGGTCATGATCGACCTCGTCCACGAGGCCGCCGACGACCGGAGTTTCGAGCAACTCATCGACAGCGTCGTCGAAGGCCGACTCTCCTCGGCCATCTACGGCGAGGCGAAGACCATCTACCCGCTCCGCCGGGTCGAGGTCCAGAAGCTCTCGCTGGAGGCGCGTCCCGAAGAGGTCGAAGCCGAAGAGGAGGCCGCCGTCGACGTCGACGAGTCCGATATCGCCGAAGAAGTCGCCGAAGAAGCCGAGTAA